The Humidesulfovibrio mexicanus DNA window GTGCTCCGCGCCAGCCTCTACGACTTCGATCGCGACGGCAAGTCCGAGATCATTGTCTCCTGCATCGAGGACCGGGACGGCAACGCCTTCCCGCGTACCTACGTGTTGAGCTACGCCGACGGCAAGTTCACCAACTTCATGCCGCCGCAGAAGATGTACCTTTCCGTGGTGCGGGTGCCCCCCTCCTACCAGCCCACCCTGCTTGGCCAGAAAAAGGGTTCCCACCAGCCCTTTGACGAGGACGGCGTGAGCGAGATGATGTACCAGGACGGCGGCGTGCAACATGTGCGCAAGCTGCGCCTGCCCCACAATGCGAATCTCTTCAATTTCTCCTATCTGCCGGAAGGCAACAGCTTCAAGATCGTTCTGCTGAACGAATACAACTATATGAAGGTGTTCACCTCGGACCTGGAGCCCCAGTTCAGCCAGGAAGACGGCTACAACAGCTCCAACAACTACGTCATCGTGGACGAGCGCCTGCCCGGCATGGACATGGGCACCCGCGACACCGCCACCGAGGAATTCTACTATGTGCCCATCCGTATGCTGCCGGTGAGCTTCGGCGCCAACGCCAAGTACGAGCTGCTGGCCAACAAGGACATCTCCGTCGCGGTCCAGGTATTCAAGAAGTTCCGCCGCTTCTCCCAGGGCGAGGTGCACTCCCTGTTCTGGGACGGCGTGGGCATGAGCCTGGCCTGGAAGACCCGGCGCATCAAGGGCACCGTGGTGGACTTGGCCATGGCGGACATCCGCAACGACGGAAGCAAGCAGCTCATCGTCTGCGTGAACACCTACTCTGGCGCCATCGGCGCAAGCAGCGAGAAGACCGTGGTCGTGAGCTACGACCTGAATACCGACCAGTAGCCGCCCGGCGGCCCCGGACCGGAGGCCCTTGCCTTCTGTCCGGGGCCGCTTCGCCTTGGCCAAGGCGGTTCCGCCATGAGCAGCGCTCCACATCACGACGCCCAGCCCGAAGACGGCGGCCCCGCTTTCGCGCGCGCCCCGCTTGTGGTGACGCCGGAAGAGGCAGGGCAGAAGCTGCTGCAATTCCTGCAGCGCCGTCTGGGGCGCAGCGTTCCCGGCTCGGCTCTCCTGCGCGTCATCCGCACCGGCCAGGTGCGGGTGGATGGCGGCCGAAAGAAGCCGTTCTTCCGTCTGGCCGCCGGGCAGCAGGTGCGCGTGCCGCCCCTGACCGACGCAGCGCCTTCCGCTGACGCGCCCGCGGCGGCCGGACCGGCCGGGTCGGACCAGTCCTTGCCGGGGCTCGACATTTTGCTGGAAACGCCCGGCCTGCTGGCCGTGCGCAAGCCCGCGGGCCTGTGCTCCCATGCGGGCACCCGCCACAGGGATTCCGTTGCCGACAGGCTCAAGGCCATGTACGCGGGCGCGCCGTTTCTGCCCGTGCTGGCCCATCGGCTGGACAAGGACACCTCCGGCATTTTGCTTGCGGCCAAAAGCTATGCCGAGCTGCGCCGCCTGAACGACCTGTTCGCTGGCCGCGGCGTGGTCAAGACGTATGTGGCCTGGGTGGACGGGGTTTGGGAGGCGGACGGCCCGCAACTGCTGGAGGACCGCCTGGACCGCCTGGAGCTGGAGGCGGGGCGCGTAGCGGGCCGCAAGAAGGTGCAGCCCGCGGCCGGAGACGGCGGCAAGTCCGCGCGCTGCGAGGCGCGTCCCCTGCTGCGCAAGCGGCAGGCCACGCTGCTTCTGGTGCGCCTCTTGACCGGCCGCACCCACCAGATTCGCGTGCAGCTTTCCTTGCGCGGGCATCCGGTCATCAGCGACGCGGTGTACGGCCGCAAGGTGCGCGGACTGCCCATGCTGCTGCACGCGCTGTGTCTGCGCCTGCCGGAAACCTCCGTCTTCTCCCCCCCGTCGTGGCAGGGGCCCTTCAGTCTGCCCGTCGGGCTTCTGGAAGCGCTTCGGGCCGAGCTTTCCGCCTAGACCCCTGGCGCCTCCCTCTGGCCCCTTGGCCCTTTTTTTGCTAATTCCCCTCCGAGACCGTCGGTTTTCCGGCGCAGCCACAGCAACAAAGGAGCCCTGACCATGCCCCGCACCCTTCTGCTCATCGCCTGCCTCTGCCTGCTGCCCAGCCTTGCAGGCTGCGGCACGGCCTACAAGGCCGCCGTGGACCAGCGCGACGTGGGCACTTTCGTGGACGACGGCCGCATCGAGTCCTCTGTGCGCGCCCTGTACATCAACGACGACCTGGTCAAGCTGCGTGACATCTCCGTGAACTCCTACCTGGGCACGGTGTACGTGGTGGGCGAGTTCGAGAGCGACAAGCAGAAGATGCGCTCGGTCAAGCTGGCGCGCCAGGTGGACGGCGTGCGCAAGGTCACCATCGTGCCCTTTCCCAAGCGCGACGACCCCACTTGCGGCACCTCCGACGATCTGGCCCTGTACGCCAAGATCAAGACCAAGCTGGTGGAGGACACCGACATATGGTCCACCCAGGTGGACGTGAAGCTGGTGCAGTGCAACGCCGTGGTCCTGGGGCTTGTGGGCAGCCAGCGCGACGCCAACGCCATCATCCGCCACGTGAACAGCGTGGAAGGGGTGCGCACCGTCCAGAATCTGGTGCGCATCGTCAAGAGGTAGCCATGGGGGCCCTGCGAAAGAAGCGTCCGGTCCGGGCGGCCCTGCTGTTGCTGCTGGGAGCCGTGTGGCTTGGCGGCTGCGCCCCGGCGCACATTCCCGTGGAGCCGCCGCCGCCCATGCCCGAATCCGGCAAGAACGCCGTGGTGGCCGCCGCGCGCTCCCTCATGGGGGTGCGCTACACGCCGGGCGGCGAATCCCCGAGGACAGGCTTCGATTGCTCCGGCCTCACCTGGTGGACCTACCGGCAGGTTGGGGTGACCCTGCCGCGCGTTTCCTATGAGCAGTACGAGGTGGGCCAAGCCGTGGGCCGTCGCGACATCCGCCCTGGCGACCTGGTGTTTTTCCGCCTGTCCGGAAGCCGCAAGAACATGCACGTGGGCATCGCCACCGAGCGCGGGGCGTTCATCCACAGCCCCAGCAAGGGCGGCCGCGTGCGCGAGGAGTCCCTGGACATGCCGTATTGGCGGGAACGCTATGTCGGCGCACGGCGCATCGTGCGCTCCGACGGGTAGCGCGCGGCCGACGGGCAAAACAAACGGGCGGAAGCAGCGCTTCCGCCCGTTTGCGTTTTTCTGGCCTAGGGTTTCTTGAAGCCGAATTCCTGCAGGATCTTTTGCCCTTCCGGCCCGGCGACGAAGTCCACGAACGCCTTGGCCTTGGGGTTCTTGCTGGCGGCCACCACGGCGATGGGATAGCGGACGGCCGTGGTTGTGGGCGCTTCGGCCACCACGCGCACCTTGGCCCCGGCGACCTTGGCGTCGGTGGCGAACACGAAGCCCGCGTCCGCCTCGCCGCGCGCCACGTAGTCCAGGGTCTGGCGCACGGACTCGCCCAGCACGAGCTTGGGCGTCACGGCCTCCCACAGCTTGGCCGTCGTGAGGGACTCTTTGGTGTAGCGGCCTGCGGGCACGGTCTCCGGATTGCCGATGGCGATGCGCTTCACGCTTGGCTGTGTCAGTTGGGACATGCTTTTCAAGCTGGCTTTGGCCCCGGCGGGCTCGATGAGCACAAGGGCGTTCCGCACGAAATCGATGCGCGTGGCGGGAACGATGAGATTCTTCTGCGCGGCCTGGTCCATGGTTTTCTGGTCCGCGGAGGCGAACACGTCCACGGGCGCGCCGCTTTCGATCTGGCGCAGCAGCGGGCTGGAAGCCGCGAAGTTGGTCACCACGGTCACGCCGGGATTGGCCTTCTCGAATTGCGTCTTGATGACCTTGAAGGCGTCGGTGAGGCTGGCCGCTGCAGAGACGGTGAGGTCTGCGGCGAAAAGCTGCGCCGGGGCGAGGAACAGGGCCAAGGCCAGGACAAGTGCCTTGGCGGACGAAAGGGAATTGCGCATGATGAGCCTCCTGGGGGTTGCGGGTTTCGTACCGCGCCACCATGCGCGGCTGTACGCCATCTCTTGCCCTGTGCTTGAGCAATATGCATTCCAGACACGAGAGCAGCATTTTTCGTGTCTGCACGCGCTGCACAGGCGCGGGTGTTGCAAGACGCGGCGATATGCGCGACACAGAACACGACGCAGGGCCTGCGCGCATGTTTTGCGGAGCGTTTTCGTGATTGTGGCGCCCGTGTGCGGCACAATCAGCGTGACAGAATTGCAGGCCTTCTGCAAAATTGTAGATGCGCCGGGCGTGCACCCGGCGAGGAGGCATCATGCCAGACAAGTCCCCCCGCAGCCTTTTGCAGGCCGTGTCCTGCGTTCCCATCGGCGTGCTGCGCTCGCCCCATGTCGATTTGGCCGGGATGCCCATCCAGCCCGTGGGGGCCCGCGGCGTGGCCGGACACATCGAACTTGAGCTGCAGTACGCTCCGGGTCTCAAGGACCTGGACGGCTTCTCCCATGTCATCGTGCTGTACCATTTGCATGGCAGCACGGGCTTCGATCTCGTGGTGACGCCGTTTCTGGATGACGAGCAGCGCGGCGTGTTCGCCACGCGTGCGCCCCGGCGGCCCAACCCCATCGGCCTTTCCGTGCTGGAGCTGACCTGCGTGGACGTGGAGCGCGGCGTTGTGGAGCTCATGAACGTGGACATTCTGGACGGCACGCCTGTGCTGGACATCAAGCCGTATGTTCCGGCCTTCGACGTGTGGCAGCCCGCGCGCACGGGCTGGATCGGCCGCAATGGCACGGATGCGAGCGTTTGCCGCTCCGACGAACGCTTCCGCTAGGAGGGGCCCATGACGACATTCGTATTGGTGCATGGCGCGTTTCAGGGACCGTGGGTCTGGGCCGAAACAGCACGCGGACTGGCTCTTTCCGGGCACGAGGCCCTGCGGCCCGCGCTTTCCGGCTGCGGGCACCTGCGTGGCCGCCCCGACGCCGGGGCCGGACTTCTGGCGCACATCGAAGACTTGGTGCGCTTCATCGAGGACGAGGGGCTTACGGACGTGACGCTTACGGCCAACAGCTACGCCGGGCTTGCCGCCTGCGGCGCGGCCGAGCGCCTGCCCGGCGCGGTGTCGCGGCTGGTGCTGGCGGACGGCATTGTGCCCATGCGGGGCAAGAGTTTTGCGGACATGGGCGGCGAGAACTTCCGCAACATGTTGGCCCAGCACGCCCAGCCAGCTCCGGACGGACAGGCCGGGTCGCTGGTGCGGCCCTGGCCCCTGGGCATGTTCGGCGTGCCCGCCGAGCGCGCCGAGTGGTTCCAGAGCCGTCTGGGGCCCATGGCCCTGGCCGCGTTCACCGATGTCTACCCCGGCAGCGGCAAGCCGCCCCAGGCATCGCGCACGTTCATCCGCTGCACGCCCGCGGGCACTCCCATGCTGGCCGCCATGGCCGATCGCGTCAAGGCCGAGGGCTGGGCCATGCAGGAACTGGCCAGCGGGCACTGCGCCCCTGCCTGCGCGCCACTGGAGCTGGCGCGGATGCTGGCGGCCCTGGCCGAGTGATCCGAGAGGGCGTTCGGGCGTGATCCCTGCCTCCGGGCGGCTGTGCCCCATGGCCGCCTTTGCCGCCGTGCGCGGAAACTGACTGGCTTGACGCCGGTTCTGTCCTCCGCCATATGCTGGTCCTGATCTCAGGCAGAATCCCGCCAACCAGCAACGACAGGAGCAACACATGAAGGTCAGCGCCCGCAATCTCATCCTCAAACCACGTCAGACAGGCGCGGGCGTGCTGGGAGCAACACATGAAGGTCAGCGCCCGCAATCTCATCCCCGGCAAGGTGAAGGGAATCACCATGGGCCCCGTGAACGCGGAAGTCATCATCGAGGTGGCCCCTGGCATCGAGGTGGTGTCGGTGATTACCGCCCATTCGGTGAAGTCCATGGGCTTGCGGGTCGGCTCCGAGGTCAAGGCCATGATCAAGGCCTCCAACGTCATGCTCGTCACGGACTAGCCGAGCGGGCACGGCCCCCTGCAGGCCGATGCGCAAAAAAACAGCCGGGATGGGGGCGATCCCCCTGTCCCGGCCGTGCTTTTTGCGTGAGACTTGCCCGGACTACTTCAGCAGCTCCGCCAGCTTCTTGGCCACGGCGAAGGCGTCGGCCACGTAGAGCACGTCAGCCTTGCCCTGGGCCCAGCCGCAGTTCGCGTCCAGGTTCACCGCCCGGCGCTCGCCGATGAAGCGCCAGCCCACCACGTGGGGCTCCTCGCCGTGGCAGCAGGTGGCCAGCCCCTTCTGGTGGCGGGGGGTGGCGCCGGTCTGCCCCACCTGGTGCATGTGCGTCAAAAACGGCAGGGCCGCGCCCTCGCCGCTCTGGTCCACCAGGGACTTGGAGCTGCCCAGCGACGCCTGGGTGGCGGAAAGCAGGCCCAGAATGATCTGGCTGGCCTCGTCCAGGTGCTTCTGGCCGTCGGCCTGGGTCTTGCCCCAGCCCGCGCCCGCCACCAGCAGCAGCTTGGCGTCCGGGCGAATGGTCTGGGCGTCTGCCGCCGGGGCGATGACCCCGGTGACCGTGGTGCGGCTTTGCCCGCTGGCGGCCACGGCTTCCACCTGGGCCGTTCCCGCGCCCTCGAAGGCCGCGAAGCAGCCCGAGTCCACGGTGACCAGCCAGGGCCGCGTGTCGCGTGCGACCTTGCCGAGGATGCGCTGGCGGTAGAACCAGCGGGTGCCCACGACCTTGCCGCCAGCCGCCTCCAGGGCGGTGAGGCGGGTGTCCACCGCCGCGCCCAGGCGCGCGGCCACGCCGGGGGCCACGCGGCTGGCCCGGCTGGTGGAGGGCATGACGATGAGCTCGGCCGCGGCCGCCTTGGCCAGGGCCTCGCAGGCCGCCGCGTCCGAGGCGTAGCGCGCGGTGGCGAAGTCCGCCCCGGCCACGCCCAGGAACTTCACCGCCCCGCATCCGGCGATCTGGTCCGCAGCCTTCTGCACCTCGGCCCCGTAGAGGCCCACAACGAGTTCGCCGCCAAGGCCCTTGGCCGCGGAGAGCGCCTCGCACGCGGCCTTGGAGAGGCCTCCATCGGCCTCGGTATGCGCAAGGAAAAGCACGTTCATATCTGTCGCTCCTTCCCGGCCTCTAGGCGCGGATCCAATCCGCCAGCTCGCGGGCGATGTCGTCCACCGAGGCGTCCTTGACGATGCGGGTGTCGCGGCGCTGGCTGGGCACCTCGACGCTCGCGTACGTGAGCCCCTCGCCCTTGAGCGGAGCGGGCGCGGCCTTGGCCAGGGCGGGCATGATGAGACGCATGTTGGCCATGCCCACCTGCGGGTTGTTGGGAGGCTCCGGCAGGCTGCCGGTGGCCCAGCCGATGAGCGCGGGCAGGCTCTGGCAGGAGGATTTCTGGTAGCAGCCGCCTTCAACGCGCTCCAGCACGGTGAAGCCGCCGTCCTCGGCCAGGACGAGTTCGTCCACGCCCTGGAACTGCTCGGTGACGCCCAAGAGCTCGCCCACCATGGAGAGCACTGCGCCCGTGCTGCGCGAGGCCGACTGCCAGCCCCCGAAGAGGAGCAGCTTGCCCTTGTCCAGGCCGGGAATCTTCTCCACCCCGGCCGCCAGCGCCTTGGCCGTTTCCGCCGCGTCGGCGAAGCCGCCCGCGGGGCCGTCCAGCACCACGATCTCGAAGGGCACCTTCTGGGCCACGTTCATCATCACCTGCTGCAGCTTGGCCTTTGGCCCCAGCGCCACCAGGTACACCTTGCCCCCGGTCTTCTTGGCCAGGCTGGCGGCTTCGTACAGGGCGCAGGCGGCCCAGGGATCCAGCACCGCGGGCAGCATCAGCTCGTTCTTGAGCGCCGGACCGGCCGGGCCGGTGACGGGCTCCAGGGTCTGCAAGGGGTCGGGCACGATGCTCCCGAGCACCACGATCTGCAATCCGTTCATGGAGACTCCTTGGGAAGAATGGATGTTCGCCGGGGGAGGCGGGAAACTTTTTTCAAAAAGTTTCCCGCCTCCCCCGGACCCCCTCCACCCTTCAAAAACTTTTATATGTGGGGAAGGGGGCTTGTGTTCGTTTCAGCGTGATCGTCCGGGTCGATATATCAAAACCCTCCCCCCATGAAAAGTTTTCGGGGGGTTGGGGGGTGCGGGGGGAAGGGGACCCTTTTGAAAAAAGGGTCCCCTTCCCCCCGTGTTCGCCTAATTCTCCGCCGAGTGCAGGCCGCCCGCGCCCGCGCTGAAGCGGACGTTGGCGCCTTCGCCGCCGTCTGGCGAGGGCTTGCTGCAGTTCCAGATGCAGGCGCCGCAGTGCACGCATTTCTCGCGGTCGAAGAGCGGCGCGCCGCCTTCCGGATTGGTGCTGATGGCCTGGCCGGAGCAGGCCTCCACGCAGACCTTTTCGTCGCAGGTCTTGCACAGCTGCGTGCTTTTGAAGGTCACATGGTCGCGATAGCCGGGCGCGGCCTGCACCTTTCCGCCCATAAGCAGGGCGTCCTGGTGCGAGACGAGCAACTGCCCGTCGTGCTGGATGGCGGGCCAGCCCGCGCGGTCCATGAGCGCGCCGGAGAGCGGCAGGCCCTTGGCCGTGCAGTCGCGCCGGATGGCGTCGATCTCCTCCGGGCTGATGCGGCCGCGGAAGAACTCCTCGATGCTGGGGATGCGCTCGTGGGGCTTTTTGCTGGCCCCTGGCCAGAACAGCTTGCCGCCGGAGAAGCCGGTGAGGGCCATGCCCATGAGCCCCTGCACCACGCCCACCTGGAAGCCGTCGCGGGCCTTCTCCGCGGCCTGGGCCTCGCGGTCCAGCCAGGAGTCGCGGCGGCGGCGCACGTAGCTGGCCTCAAGGTTCTCGCGGGTGAAGGGCTTGTCGGCCTTGAGCAGTTCCAGCACGCTGACGCCCAGCAGCACGCCGCTGGTCCAGGCCTCGTCGAAGCCGGAGCCGGTGAGCACGTTGGTGGTGCCGGAGCCCTCGCCGATGCGCGCATAGCCGTCGCCCGCGAGGTGCGGCTCGCCCTTGCGGCCGGATTCCTGGAGGCTTTTGGCCCCCCAGGAGCGCATCCGCCCGCCCTTGAGGTGCTTCCACAGGGCCGGGTGCTGCATCCAGTGCTGCAGGTAGCGGTAGCCGGTGCGCACGGGGTTGTCGAACCAGGAGGGCACGAAAATGCCGAGGGAGGCCACGTTGCCGGGATACACGTAGAGGAAGCCGAAAATCTCGGGCTCCGGGAAGCCCAGCGTGTGCAGCACCGTGCCTTCCTTGAGCTGGCAGTCCTCGGGCAGGTCCACCACCATCTTCATGCCCACGGCCCACTCGCGCGCGTGGTTGCCCACGGGCAGGCCGAGCTTCTCGTCCAGCGCGCGGCCCACCGCGCCCACCGGGCCGTCGCCCACCACCGTCAGCGCGGCGCGGATGTCCATGCCGGGCATGAACCCGGCCTCGGGCGCGCCCTGCTTGTCCACGCCCTGGTCCTGCAGGCGTACGCCCGCCACCACGCGGTCGAAGAGGATGGGCTCGGCCACGGGGGTGCCGGGCCAGATCTGCGCCACGCCCTGGCCCATGATCTGCGCGCCCGCCCACTGGTTGAACTGGCCCATGGAAAGCAGCAGCCCCGGCTCCTTGCGCAGAAAGCCCGGCACGTAGGGCAGGGCGTAGGCGTGGTCCTTGGCCAGGCCAAGGGCGCGCAAGGCCTTGTCGGCCAGGCGCAGCAGAAGCGGCTTGCGGCTCGCGCCGATGGGGTCGAGGAGGTAGAGCACTTCTTCGTGGGCCACCTCGGTGGCGAAGGGAATCTGCGAAAGGTCGAGGTCCGGGAAGCTGGCGTGCAGCCCGCGTCCCTTGGTCACCACGCCGGACACGCCGAAGCCGATGTCGTCGGCGCGTTCGTAGCAGATGACCTGCGGCGGCATTCCGGGCATGGCCTTGCTTTCCACGGCGGGCGTGCCATCCTCGTCCATCAGGCCCTGGGACAGGGTGTGCAGGAAGCCGCCCATTGCCGGGCCGAAGCCCACGCAGGCGATGTCCACGTCCATGCGCTGGCGCTCAATGCCTTCGGGCAAGCCAGTGTCGGCCTGAGGGGCGGCGGTCTCGTCGGTCATTGCTGTTCCTCGTGCTGGGCGGATGCCGCCGGAAAGCGGAGATGGCGCGGAGGCGGCGGCCTGTCGCGCCGGGTCGGCGGTTTGGCGTTCTTTACCCGCCGGGGGAATGGGAGTCAACCGCGCGCGGGGAGGTCTGCCTGCCGCTCCCCCTCAGGCGTCAGGGCGGCGATGTCGGCCTCCCAGGCCGGGTACTGGCGGGTGAGCCGCGCGCGGTCGCCGTGCTCATAGTCGGCGAAGTCGAAGCCCGGGCTCACGGTGCAGCCAAGCAGGGCGAAGCGCCCGCCAGGCGCAAGGCGGGTTCCTTGCCACACCCCGCGCGGCACCACCACCTGCGGGCGCTCTCCGGCGGCAAGGTTGGCGCCGATGACGAGGCTTTTTCCCTGGCCGTCCGGACCGAGCTGCAGCATGTGCACGGAGTCGCCCAGGTAGAAGTGGAAGATTTCCGTGCTGGCCACCCGGTGCAGGGCCGAAAAGCGCGTGGGCGTGACCAGGTAGTAGATGGCCGTGGCGCAAGCGCGCGGGCCGGTCTGCTGCGGCCCGGCGGAAAACGCGGGCAGGATGCGCGCCGAACGGTAGGTTTCGGCGTAGAGGCCGCCCTCCTGCGGCAGGGGGACGAGGCCGAGGGCCTTGACGATGGCCAGGACTTCCGGGTCTTCGGGCAGGGGGCCGCGATGGGGGGAGGTCATGGGGCGTGCTCCTTTTTGGGTGATGAATCCTGGTGTGCGGCGCGCTGGCGCGCCACGTCCAGGGCGCGGCGCATGGCCGCCATGAGCGCCTCTTCCTCCGCGGGCTTGGCCACGGCCTCGTCCATGCCCGCGTCCAGGAACTGCTGCTTGTCTTCGCTGGAGGCGTATGCCGTGAGGGCCACCACGGCGATGCCCGCGTTGCGTTCCCCGGCCGCGCCCTGGCGTATCTGCCGGGTGGCGGCCAGGCCGTCCATGCGGGGCATCTGCACATCCATGAGCACAAGGTCGAAGTCCTTGTCCTTGAGGGCGGCGAGGACCTCCAGGCCATCGCCCACGCAGACCGCCTCATGGCCGAGGCTGGTGAGCAGGTGCTCCATGAGCACGCGGCCGATGGCGTTGTCTTCGGCCAGGAGCACGCGCAGCGCTCCCGCAGTGCTTGGCGTTGTCGAGAGGGCGTCGCCGGAGCCGCGCGCGTCGGCGTGTTCCAGCGGGGCTTGTCGCGGCGCCGCATTCGGCTCGCCGGGGGGCGGCGTGGCCGTGCGGGGATGCGGGCCGGAGGGGGATGCTTCGGCCTGGCCGCTCGGCCGGGCGGGGATGTCCTGGGGCCGCGCCAGGCGGAAGGGGATGCGGGCGTAGACCGTGGCGCCTTGCCCCGGCGCGCTGTCGATGGAGATGCTTCCGCCCATGCGCTCCACCAGGCTTTTGCATATGGCCAGGC harbors:
- the tsaA gene encoding tRNA (N6-threonylcarbamoyladenosine(37)-N6)-methyltransferase TrmO, whose product is MPDKSPRSLLQAVSCVPIGVLRSPHVDLAGMPIQPVGARGVAGHIELELQYAPGLKDLDGFSHVIVLYHLHGSTGFDLVVTPFLDDEQRGVFATRAPRRPNPIGLSVLELTCVDVERGVVELMNVDILDGTPVLDIKPYVPAFDVWQPARTGWIGRNGTDASVCRSDERFR
- a CDS encoding pseudouridine synthase family protein; translation: MSSAPHHDAQPEDGGPAFARAPLVVTPEEAGQKLLQFLQRRLGRSVPGSALLRVIRTGQVRVDGGRKKPFFRLAAGQQVRVPPLTDAAPSADAPAAAGPAGSDQSLPGLDILLETPGLLAVRKPAGLCSHAGTRHRDSVADRLKAMYAGAPFLPVLAHRLDKDTSGILLAAKSYAELRRLNDLFAGRGVVKTYVAWVDGVWEADGPQLLEDRLDRLELEAGRVAGRKKVQPAAGDGGKSARCEARPLLRKRQATLLLVRLLTGRTHQIRVQLSLRGHPVISDAVYGRKVRGLPMLLHALCLRLPETSVFSPPSWQGPFSLPVGLLEALRAELSA
- a CDS encoding FG-GAP repeat domain-containing protein, producing the protein MSFKRFSVALLLCAALTLPALLLAQSQGVRTYAVLPFQVNSAKFQYLSKGAQSPVSNRLTWLGYFEPVEADKLSRAAGRFPSSPAEAQSIMSAIGSDFLVAGVLNFQDGDKQIDITMNVYERTGKSWSKNARVPLEGLLPALERLSGDVRSEVFRRPGEEGKAAEQRKEAPKAASDAKAAAPRNADFLVGDTGEAPVGPAGGPVMNPQFRYEGGAETPGRWQSQSLRYASTNMVVGDIVGDKKNRVVVCGTNTVYAYEYFQKTLKPLGDLNLGMRVQVLRASLYDFDRDGKSEIIVSCIEDRDGNAFPRTYVLSYADGKFTNFMPPQKMYLSVVRVPPSYQPTLLGQKKGSHQPFDEDGVSEMMYQDGGVQHVRKLRLPHNANLFNFSYLPEGNSFKIVLLNEYNYMKVFTSDLEPQFSQEDGYNSSNNYVIVDERLPGMDMGTRDTATEEFYYVPIRMLPVSFGANAKYELLANKDISVAVQVFKKFRRFSQGEVHSLFWDGVGMSLAWKTRRIKGTVVDLAMADIRNDGSKQLIVCVNTYSGAIGASSEKTVVVSYDLNTDQ
- a CDS encoding cupin domain-containing protein, whose product is MTSPHRGPLPEDPEVLAIVKALGLVPLPQEGGLYAETYRSARILPAFSAGPQQTGPRACATAIYYLVTPTRFSALHRVASTEIFHFYLGDSVHMLQLGPDGQGKSLVIGANLAAGERPQVVVPRGVWQGTRLAPGGRFALLGCTVSPGFDFADYEHGDRARLTRQYPAWEADIAALTPEGERQADLPARG
- a CDS encoding C40 family peptidase — encoded protein: MGALRKKRPVRAALLLLLGAVWLGGCAPAHIPVEPPPPMPESGKNAVVAAARSLMGVRYTPGGESPRTGFDCSGLTWWTYRQVGVTLPRVSYEQYEVGQAVGRRDIRPGDLVFFRLSGSRKNMHVGIATERGAFIHSPSKGGRVREESLDMPYWRERYVGARRIVRSDG
- a CDS encoding BON domain-containing protein; translation: MPRTLLLIACLCLLPSLAGCGTAYKAAVDQRDVGTFVDDGRIESSVRALYINDDLVKLRDISVNSYLGTVYVVGEFESDKQKMRSVKLARQVDGVRKVTIVPFPKRDDPTCGTSDDLALYAKIKTKLVEDTDIWSTQVDVKLVQCNAVVLGLVGSQRDANAIIRHVNSVEGVRTVQNLVRIVKR
- a CDS encoding TOBE domain-containing protein; translated protein: MKVSARNLIPGKVKGITMGPVNAEVIIEVAPGIEVVSVITAHSVKSMGLRVGSEVKAMIKASNVMLVTD
- the modA gene encoding molybdate ABC transporter substrate-binding protein, with amino-acid sequence MRNSLSSAKALVLALALFLAPAQLFAADLTVSAAASLTDAFKVIKTQFEKANPGVTVVTNFAASSPLLRQIESGAPVDVFASADQKTMDQAAQKNLIVPATRIDFVRNALVLIEPAGAKASLKSMSQLTQPSVKRIAIGNPETVPAGRYTKESLTTAKLWEAVTPKLVLGESVRQTLDYVARGEADAGFVFATDAKVAGAKVRVVAEAPTTTAVRYPIAVVAASKNPKAKAFVDFVAGPEGQKILQEFGFKKP
- a CDS encoding alpha/beta fold hydrolase, yielding MTTFVLVHGAFQGPWVWAETARGLALSGHEALRPALSGCGHLRGRPDAGAGLLAHIEDLVRFIEDEGLTDVTLTANSYAGLAACGAAERLPGAVSRLVLADGIVPMRGKSFADMGGENFRNMLAQHAQPAPDGQAGSLVRPWPLGMFGVPAERAEWFQSRLGPMALAAFTDVYPGSGKPPQASRTFIRCTPAGTPMLAAMADRVKAEGWAMQELASGHCAPACAPLELARMLAALAE
- a CDS encoding electron transfer flavoprotein subunit beta, whose protein sequence is MNGLQIVVLGSIVPDPLQTLEPVTGPAGPALKNELMLPAVLDPWAACALYEAASLAKKTGGKVYLVALGPKAKLQQVMMNVAQKVPFEIVVLDGPAGGFADAAETAKALAAGVEKIPGLDKGKLLLFGGWQSASRSTGAVLSMVGELLGVTEQFQGVDELVLAEDGGFTVLERVEGGCYQKSSCQSLPALIGWATGSLPEPPNNPQVGMANMRLIMPALAKAAPAPLKGEGLTYASVEVPSQRRDTRIVKDASVDDIARELADWIRA
- a CDS encoding 4Fe-4S ferredoxin — protein: MTDETAAPQADTGLPEGIERQRMDVDIACVGFGPAMGGFLHTLSQGLMDEDGTPAVESKAMPGMPPQVICYERADDIGFGVSGVVTKGRGLHASFPDLDLSQIPFATEVAHEEVLYLLDPIGASRKPLLLRLADKALRALGLAKDHAYALPYVPGFLRKEPGLLLSMGQFNQWAGAQIMGQGVAQIWPGTPVAEPILFDRVVAGVRLQDQGVDKQGAPEAGFMPGMDIRAALTVVGDGPVGAVGRALDEKLGLPVGNHAREWAVGMKMVVDLPEDCQLKEGTVLHTLGFPEPEIFGFLYVYPGNVASLGIFVPSWFDNPVRTGYRYLQHWMQHPALWKHLKGGRMRSWGAKSLQESGRKGEPHLAGDGYARIGEGSGTTNVLTGSGFDEAWTSGVLLGVSVLELLKADKPFTRENLEASYVRRRRDSWLDREAQAAEKARDGFQVGVVQGLMGMALTGFSGGKLFWPGASKKPHERIPSIEEFFRGRISPEEIDAIRRDCTAKGLPLSGALMDRAGWPAIQHDGQLLVSHQDALLMGGKVQAAPGYRDHVTFKSTQLCKTCDEKVCVEACSGQAISTNPEGGAPLFDREKCVHCGACIWNCSKPSPDGGEGANVRFSAGAGGLHSAEN
- a CDS encoding electron transfer flavoprotein subunit alpha/FixB family protein is translated as MNVLFLAHTEADGGLSKAACEALSAAKGLGGELVVGLYGAEVQKAADQIAGCGAVKFLGVAGADFATARYASDAAACEALAKAAAAELIVMPSTSRASRVAPGVAARLGAAVDTRLTALEAAGGKVVGTRWFYRQRILGKVARDTRPWLVTVDSGCFAAFEGAGTAQVEAVAASGQSRTTVTGVIAPAADAQTIRPDAKLLLVAGAGWGKTQADGQKHLDEASQIILGLLSATQASLGSSKSLVDQSGEGAALPFLTHMHQVGQTGATPRHQKGLATCCHGEEPHVVGWRFIGERRAVNLDANCGWAQGKADVLYVADAFAVAKKLAELLK